Within Citrus sinensis cultivar Valencia sweet orange chromosome 1, DVS_A1.0, whole genome shotgun sequence, the genomic segment TGTATTGTCCTTTGCTTTATTATCATCAGTTTCCTCCTTAATATGGTTGTTAACCTTTTCAATTACCTCTTGTACATTTGCATTTGTAGCTGCTGGTTCCTCCTTTTCTAACTTTTCTGCCTCTTCAACAACAGCAGCTGGTTTTTCCTCCGCTGAAGTTTCTGCTGGTTTCACACCTTGTACACTTCCAACTGCTTCAGCTGCTCGCTTTTCCTCTGGTAAtttttcaacttcttcaaCTGAGGGTTTATCCTCCTGTGCACTTTCAACTGTTTCAGTTGCTGGTTTTTCCTCTGGTAAAGTTTCAGCTGGTGGTCGCTCCTTTTCAACTGCTTCAACCTCTGGTTCTTCATCTACATTTTTAGCAACTTCAACTgcctttttctccttttcagCATTTTCAACAGCCTCAATTAATGGCTTCTCCTCTGGTAAACTTTCAACTGCAGATTTCTCTTCTTGCACAACCGTTCCAACTGGCACTGTCTCCTCCGCGTCTTCTTTCCCCGCTTCAGCTCCTGGTTTCTCCTGTGGTGTTTCTTTAGATGCTTCAATTGCTACCTTCTTCTCTGATAATATTTCCAATGGCTCTTCTGAAACGGTATTATCGACATTATTAACTTCAGCCGGAACATCTGTACAAGGGAAGTTGTCTACTTTTTCAACTTCAGCAAGAACAGGGACTTTTTCTGCTTTAGTGACAGGAATTTCCAACTCTGAAGAGTTATCTTTTCTGGGCGAATTTTTTTTCTCGTCTTCTTTTCCATCATCCTTGGGAGGTTCAACATCctcttgtttgtttgtttcagTTTCTTCAATAGCCTCCTTCTCCATAGGCTGCAACAGCTCCAAgataattatgattttgagaagcaaacatttttaacttaaatgaacaaattaatatgttCATTGCACTGAAGATCATTTgcattaaaatacaaaataaaaataaaaaataaaaaatcaaaggaTAATAGGCTAAGCAAagaaactatatatatatatatatatatttgtagaTGAATTTTTCCCACAATTTGAagcttataaataaaaatcatatatgtgtgtgtgtgtaaccTGTACGGATATCTTTACAATAAGCtcaagagaaaactatttagaaaataagtgCTCATGCCAATTGATCAGATTCCTATTGTTGTCGTAAtgaaatagttaattttttaggaaCAACCAGGGAAaagaaatagataaataaataaataaataaataaataaataaataaataaataaagcctTCGAAAAACGGAAGAGAAACAAAACTTGCGGGTCAAGTCAAGTGTATTTCTATATAAAGGAAACAGCAGGGAgtttataaaaatcaattagcATTTGCTTTGTGCAGCAAGACCTTGAATAATGATCATAGTAAATTTCCAATATAATCTCTTCAATTGACCGCTCTGAGAAACGAAAAATACAGGGCCTGGGCATGGAAAATGGTGTTGCATATGTTAtagatgtgtgtgtgtgtgtgttatgcagtttgaaaatatatacttGATTTTCCTCTCAACTAAATTAAACTAGTAATTAGAGAagtgaaattaaaatggacTGCAATAGTGCAAACGTAACAAATATCACCAGAAGGAAATCCACCTGCTAAACTTGCCAAGCAGCAATTATGCTATCTAGGACTCGATAACTTTCTTACTAAGAAAATCATTACTGAATACTTTGCCTCAAGTAGTCATATGCATATAAGACTTTGGTAAACATTTACTATGTACGTAAAAACTTATTCGAGGAGCAGCAATTACGTCCCCTCTAAAGTTTGCGTAGGAAACCCCATATTATTCTACAAATAGTTTTGAAGCAAAATCTTTCATTCCCGTGggattcaattattttctaaaagcTAGCTAACAATCACCATTCAAGCAGTAAGGTTATCAGAAACTTatcaactttttaaaatagttcAAGATCCTGTATATCGAGACTGTAAATCACTTATCAATTAAGGTTTAAAAGAGTAATCAAAATGATCGATCTTAATTAGGTTCCTCTAATAATCAACAAGAATTCATACATATACGCTAGTTGTATTCTTATTAGTAATGATAATATACATATAAGAGAATAAAAGTTATGAGAAAACTAACCTCATGATGATCAGCGCTAGCAGTGGGGTGATGATCTGATGATACAACTACAGTCTGATTCGTATCAGAAGAAGCCATGGATATGGAAATGAAAATGGAatccaaagaaagaaaaaggttataaataaaagagtaatagTAGTTGCACTGCTGCACTAGTAATGGCTTTCTCTTCTATTAATTTCTTCTGATGATGAgtaaagatgatgatgatatgaTCTGTGTCTGACCCTGACCCAGTGGAGTTAAaagcaaaaaggaaaaaaaaatgaaaagaagagGGGAGGTAGTCCCACCAAATATAGAAAGGAAACTGGACAGGTGGTCACATGAGCTGGTTTCTGTGGCGATATTGCgtttcatttcaatttgacAACTCATTTCCCTCTTGTTTCATTTAACTAATCCCCTCCTAATGCGTCCTTTTTCTGTcattctttccttttattattagGTGTAccatttatgattttatcacTAAGTTAAAAATCAGTTGCACGTGGAATGACCTGCATTATATGAGAAACTCTGCAATACataaagggaaaaataatcaattaattcatCTATAGCATGTGCAGTTAAAATTTATACAGCCACTAATTAcatattagttttttaaagtaaatatatacatattataacatcatttacttattgtataattaacataatatttcagaggcattttagaattttccgtattatatatatacaaaagagtaattactattttaatagtactaatttaaattctcttttctaaaattaaatttgaacaCTCCAAGTATCCAAGCTACAAGAAGGTCTTTGCTGCTCCtcaaatattattcttttatccattcaatatttatcacatgtgtatgtatattatcattatatagGACTTTACATATATAGATTTTCAAGAGCACCCAAGAATTTTTCCTAAACTACAGTGGCAAGATAGCTATATATATGGATTTGCATGTATAATTTAAACtccattataaatttataatcattGGTTCTAATTCTATTTGTACAAGCATGTGTGTTagcgcgcgcacacacacacacacacactgacACATATTCTAATTCAAGATCCTAAATTCTGTTAAAGTATGAGAAATGTCTTAAACCAGATGATTTAATAGTGTAATAAcattatactattaaatcatatgacttaataatttttttaaattttaataaagtataGGATCTTGGACCATATTAGTACTTTGAATGTTGCAAGGTGTggattttttcaatttcctaGTGTGTTCATATGAATgattaacattattattattattattagggtaaaagctcatttaatcctatattttaagattaatgaTCGTTTAGttcctatattttttaaaataactcaaaacaaaaacatccATATCATTAAACTATTGaaatttaatcatatattttgaagttagtgtTTGTTTAATTcccatatttttaaaaataacttaaaaacatCTGTTTCGTTAAACTATTGACGCCCCTGCTAttacttttttgttctttttgattttttttgaatggattgttctttttgacttgcttttacaataatacccttttataataatgtccattttttatgctttttttaacattaataaacaaatttaagttaccccaaaaattaaatatagagatagaatt encodes:
- the LOC102630089 gene encoding uncharacterized protein LOC102630089, coding for MASSDTNQTVVVSSDHHPTASADHHEPMEKEAIEETETNKQEDVEPPKDDGKEDEKKNSPRKDNSSELEIPVTKAEKVPVLAEVEKVDNFPCTDVPAEVNNVDNTVSEEPLEILSEKKVAIEASKETPQEKPGAEAGKEDAEETVPVGTVVQEEKSAVESLPEEKPLIEAVENAEKEKKAVEVAKNVDEEPEVEAVEKERPPAETLPEEKPATETVESAQEDKPSVEEVEKLPEEKRAAEAVGSVQGVKPAETSAEEKPAAVVEEAEKLEKEEPAATNANVQEVIEKVNNHIKEETDDNKAKDNTATEQVEEEIETENVEPISSTEDVGRSADSKAMAIVDEMKAKPQEPSKVIVEEFAEKFEKDNHGTKPAEKEENISAGAEPTAIEISPATNDEAQADLKEVANDSPVSGIVEKIDDERRRDGTTVIETDIAELKEEKNVKMDQVMTEEKNEKTESVIASERASSIAAQVTEKSLVEEQESRDVEMIKKKQDLPSAENERDVAEATVDVKAEETNKKAETNLESTEEAVVDGKKADPPTKEGDDTKNSKEFSAKPPQKSSGNLLSKVKQSLGKVKKAIVGKSPSSKTLQSEAKGDENIN